A stretch of the Hydra vulgaris chromosome 09, alternate assembly HydraT2T_AEP genome encodes the following:
- the LOC100205337 gene encoding dr1-associated corepressor isoform X2 produces the protein MPSKKRKYEARFPPARIKKIMQTDEEIGKVAAAVPVIISRSLEIFLQSLVETTAKYTNDRKAKTMTTSHLKHCIENEGKFDFLKDLVVNIADIGNAEEEDSSEANEKPKRKKKGDGERKKRKKASSSDEGTDGENDDASQHKKQKTPRVVQPKSKQSRSLDSALSPTISLQSSSSSLSFFQKTSNHSIESIMSRPHTPQPCISSQSIPKLSGHAVSALPAIMKLPLSQRVDDEDDDYDV, from the exons GCACGAATCAAGAAGATTATGCAAACAGATGAAGAAATAGGAAAAGTTGCAGCTGCTGTTCCAGTTattattt CGCGATCTCTGGAAATATTTCTACAGTCTTTAGTGGAAACTACAGCCAAATATACAAATGATAGAAAAGCTAAAACTATGACAACGTCTCATtt aaaacattgCATTGAAAACGAAggaaaatttgattttttaaaagatttagtaGTAAATATTGCAGATATTGGAAATGCAGAAGAAGAGGATTCTAGTGAAGCTAATGAGAAACCAAAAAG gaaaaaaaaaggagacggtgaaagaaaaaaaaggaaaaaagctTCTTCATCAGATGAAGGAACAGATggtgaaaat gaTGATGCTTCTCaacataaaaagcaaaaaacgcCGAGGGTTGTTCAGCCAAAAAGCAAGCAATCACGTTCTTTAGACAGTGCTTTATCTCCGACAATATCTTTACAGTCTTCTTCAtcttctttatcattttttcaaaaaacaagtaATCATTCAATTGAATCCATAATGAGTCGACCTCACACGCCTCAGCCTTGTATATCATCACAATCTATACCAAAGTTATCTGGTCATGCAGTTAG tgcACTACCAGCAATTATGAAACTACCATTGTCACAAAGAGTTGACGATGAAGACGATGATTATGACGTTTAA